A genome region from Halorussus pelagicus includes the following:
- a CDS encoding archaemetzincin family Zn-dependent metalloprotease, giving the protein MLVDVVPVGNLSAKVKRQASTALRSVYDCDVTIHDSQPIPTGSHDEKRDQYRAEEFIELAGRIGSGEKNIAITPKDLFYRRRNYVFGLAYLDGNGSVISTYRLQTSSDGGFSNRSAGEIFSDRVRKEVVHEIGHTLGLEHCDNKRCVMNFSPTVREVDVKEENLCGSCQREVL; this is encoded by the coding sequence ATGCTCGTTGACGTTGTTCCGGTCGGGAACCTCTCCGCGAAAGTCAAGCGGCAGGCTTCGACCGCCCTGCGTTCCGTCTACGACTGCGACGTTACTATCCACGACTCTCAGCCCATTCCGACCGGGTCACACGACGAGAAGCGCGACCAGTACCGCGCCGAGGAGTTCATCGAACTCGCTGGACGAATCGGGTCGGGGGAGAAGAACATCGCCATCACGCCCAAGGACCTCTTTTACCGCCGCCGAAACTACGTCTTCGGTCTCGCCTACCTCGACGGCAACGGGAGTGTCATCTCGACGTATCGGCTTCAGACTTCCAGCGACGGCGGGTTCTCCAACCGGAGCGCGGGCGAAATCTTCTCCGACCGGGTGCGCAAAGAGGTCGTCCACGAAATCGGCCACACGCTCGGTCTCGAACACTGCGACAACAAGCGGTGCGTGATGAACTTCTCGCCGACCGTCCGCGAGGTGGACGTGAAAGAGGAGAACCTCTGTGGGTCGTGCCAGCGGGAAGTGCTGTAG